Genomic DNA from bacterium:
ACCAATGGCAGGAGGTGAGAACTTCAGGGGTAGATACACATAGAAATGTTGTCTGGTGTCAGCTCAACCATTTATCAACCTTTATGCCGATGGGGATTTTAGTTGCTCCTTCAACATTAGGCAATGTGGCTGTTTATCCCAATCCATTTAAACCAAATAGTGGCCTGGGGCATGAGTATATTACCTTTGGTAGTAAGCGTGAGATTAATCGGAGACTGACTTCGTATGCGACTATCAAGATTTATACCGTTGCGGGTGATTTAGTCAAGACATTAGAGGTTACACCGCAAGATAATGGGCAGAAGATATGGTATGCGGATAATGATGCGGATTATAAGGTTGCCAGCGGCGTGTATATATACTTGATTACCAATCCACAGGGCGAGAAATGCATTGGTAAGTTGGCGATTATCCGGTAATTTTATCCGCAGATTACGCAGATTTTCGCAGATTTAATAATCTGTGTCCTCTGCGGAGCGTTATATTTCCCCCCAGTTCTTTCCCCAATGAATATCAATCTTTATTGGCACTAAAAATTGTCCTGCACCCTCCATACACTCTTTAACTAAGCCACTTATTTCATCCAGATTTTCTTTTTTAACTTCAAAGATTAATTCATCATGAACCTGAAGAAGCATTTGGGCTTTTTGACGGTCTAATTTTTTATAAATGTTGAGCATGGCGATTTTAATCAAATCAGCACAAGAGCCTTGAATAGGCATATTAACTGCCTGGCGGTATGCAAATTCACGCAATTGCCTGCTTTCAGAGTTGATTTCAGGTAAATATCGCTTTCTTCCCCACAAGGTTGAAACATATCCCTTTAGTTTTGCCTCCTCAATAGTTTTATCAATATAGCTTTTTACCCCGGGATACCTTTCAAAATAGCGACTAATTATCTCATTTGCCTGCGTTGGGCTAATCTTTAATTCCTGACTTAATCCATAGGCACTCATCCCATAGGTAATGCCGAAATTAACAACCTTTGCGGCACGACGCATCTCAGGAGTAACCAAATCCGGGCTGCCACCAAATATTTCAATTGCTGTCTGAGTATGAATATCCTCATCATTGCGAAAGGCATTGATTAATCTTTCATCCAGGCTAATATGGGCTAAAAGCCGCAATTCTATCTGAGAATAATCCGCAGAAAGTAACAGGTAACCTTCATCCGCAATAAATGCCGCTCTTATTCGATTACCCAGTTCGGTGCGAATAGGAATATTTTGTAAATTAGGCTCGCTTGAGGTCAATCTTCCGGTTGCGGCAATCGTTTGATTATAAGAGGTATGAAGTCTATGGGTGATAGGATTGGTCAAGGATATTAATGCCTCAACATAGGTAGATTTTAATTTGGATACCTCTCGATATTCCAGAAGTTTATCTGGCAATTCATGATAACAACTTAATTCCTTTAAAACCTGTTCATCAGTTGAAAATCCAGTTTTAGTTTTCTTTTTCACCGGCATTTTAAGTTTCTCAAATAATATAAATCCCAGCTGTTTGGGTGAATTAATATTAAATTCTGTTCCCGCAAGGATATAAATCTCCTTTTCTAAATCATTCAACCTTTTGCCAAATTCTTGCGAAAGTTCTTTAAGATAATGAATGTCAATTTTGATACCATCCTGTTCCATCTGTGCCAGGACATCAACTAATGGCATCTCTATTTCTTCAAACAAAGAGATAAGATTTTCTTCATTTAATCTGAATCTTAGTATTTCATCACCTAGTCGATGTATAAAATCTGCATTTGAGCAGGCATACTCTCCTACCTGCTGAATTTCTACAGCAGATATAGATGTTCCCTTAGCCATTATATCTTTAGCCGAGGGTTTAGTAATTCCATAATAATTTAAGATTATCTCTTCTAAATTATGTTTTGCCGTAGAATTTATAAGATAGGAAGCAATCATGGTGTCGAATTTTGTTCCTTTGAGTCTAATTCCCTGATTAGTTAGAATAATTAGTTCATATTTAATATTTTGCCCAAGTTTCTTTGTATTCTTTGCTTCTAAAAAAGGTTTTAGTGCCTCCAGAACATATTCCTTTTTTAACTGTGGGGGTGCTCCCGGATATTCATGTGCAATAGGAATATAGTATGCACAATAGGGTTTGAGGGAGATTGCAATTCCAACTATTTGAGCATTCATAGGATTTATAGCGGTAGTTACTAAATTAATACTAAATGAAGAGGTATTTTTCAGGGAATTTAGTAATATTTGAAACTTATCTTTATCCGCAATTATATGATAGTCTCCTGACACCTCTTTTTTATACAGCCCAAGTTCTTTCAGGAGTTTTTTAAATTCTAATCTATTCAGTATTTCAAATACTTTTTCTTTGTCATAATCTTTTATTTTACAGGCTTCTAAATCTACCTCGATAGGAACATTGGTATCAAGCGTAACCAATTCTTTACTCATAATAGCACTTTGTGAGTGTCCGTTAATGTTTTCACGAAGGTTTTCATTAGAAACCTGATTAAGATTATTAAGTAAATTTTCTATGCCTCCAAACTGCTGGATGAGTTTAACTGCCGTTTTTTCGCCTACTCCTTTGATTCCTGGAATATTATCTGAGGTATCTCCAGACAGACCGAGGAGATCAATGATATTATGAGGTTGGACACCAAATTTTTCATTAACACCCTGAACATCATAAAGCACCGTTTCTGATAGCCCTTTTTTAGTTGCCAGGACCTTTATTTTATCATCCACAATTTGCAAAATATCCTTATCCCCGGAAACGACAACTATTTCATCTACCTCATTCTCATACCTTTTGGCTATTGTGCCAATAATATCATCTGCTTCATATTCACCCTTTGCAAATATGGGGATATTAAATGCCGAGATGACCTCCATAATAAGTGACATCTGGGATTGCATTTCACCAGGCATCTTCTGTCGTTGAGCTTTATATTCAGGATATTTTTTATGTCTAAAGGTAGGGACTTTAGAATCAAACACAACTGCCAGGTATTCTGGCTTTTCTTCTTTGATTAATTTTAGGAGCATAATGGTGAAGCCGTAAACGGCATTGGTGGGTATGCCTGTAGAAGTTGATAATAACTTAATAGCATAAAACGCTCGATAGATTAAACTATGCCCATCTACTAAAAATAACCTTTTCATTAAATTTATTTCAATTTTACCATTTAATAAAGGTTCTGTCAATAGAAAAATTGGTAACCGTTCAGGTGGTAATTTACCGCAGAGACGCAGAGAAACAGAGAGGAAAATATCTTTTTTTTCGTGTTTTTCGCGTTTTTCGGTGTTTAAAAAGGCTTAAAAACAGTTAGTCAAAAGTCCGTATTAAAAGATTAATAAACAACGAAAGACCCGAAATGCACAAAAAAAAGGAAATTTCTGTCTCTGGTGAATAGATTTTAATTTTTTCTCTGCGTCTCTGTGTCTCTGCGGTGAACGGTTACAAATTGAAGATGTGGCTATTTTTCTGTTGACAATTCTAATAGGTTATGATAACCTAAATAGGAAGTTAGGGGTGTGTGTAATAAAAGCAGGTAAAATTGGACACGCCCCCGAAGGTGAGATAAATTATGAGCACTAAAATAGGTAATCCAGCGGATGTGGAGGGGATGTTTGAGGTAATAAAATTAATAGAGGAATTACGCGATATATTTCGGCAAACCGCTCCACTCCATATTCTCAATTCTCAACAAAAACAACAGGCAAAACAATTATTATCCACGGCTAAAAATATACTGGATAAGGTAGAAAAGTCCCTGTGCGGTTATAGCGATTATTAACTGGAAGTCTACATAGGATAATACCCATAAATAAGGCATGAGAATAATCGTTCCGTTAGGAACATAATATCGGTAGGAATAGATAGACAAATCAATCAGTTCCGTAGGAACGATATATTGGTAGAAAATTTATGGAAAGCCATTTACCGATATATTGTCCCTATGGGACAATATTTGTATGATATTTATTTCGTAACTATTCACCATTCACAATTTCTTCCCTAAATTTCCTTAATAATGGTGAATGGTGAATTGTCAATTGTGAATTGTGAATTATCACTCTTCACGGTGTCAAGCAAACCTGGCCCAAGAGTTCGATGCACCGCTATAGCGCATCCAATGACTCTATTCGATAATTCATCAAATTTCACTTCGTGCTCTCCGTCCCCTTCGTGGTGAATAGTTACTTTATTTCTACCGATATGTTGTCCCTATGGGACATTATAGCGGTTATTAACTGGAAGTCTACAGAGGATAATGCCCATAAATAAGGCAGGAGAATAATCGTTCCGTGAGGAACATAATATCGGTAGTCTTACCATGAGAATAATCGTTCCGTTAGGAACATAATATCGGTAGGAATAGATAGACAAATCAATCAGTTCCGTAGGAACGATATATTGGTAGAATTAAAGAGATGGATGTTTGTTCAAAATCTTTCTTTTTTTCTGTGAATAGGCTGAAGGCGAAAGGCTTAAGGCTGAAGATTTTTTATCCTATATCCTTCAGTCTTCAGCCTACTTTTTACTTTCTCCTCCCTTTTATCCGTGCTCATCCGTGTTAATCAGTGGCTAAACAGTTATCTCATCTCTAATTTGCTTCACTACTTTGATGGGATTTTCGGCGGCGATTATCGGTCTGCCAACCACGATAAAATTTGCTCCTGAGTCTATCGCCTGTTTTGCCGTTGCTATTCTTTTTTGGTCATCCAGGATACCGGCAGGTCTAATTCCTGGTGTAACAATAATAAAATCTTGTCCACATTCCGTTCTAATCGCCTTAATCTCATGACTTGAGGCAACTACTCCATCAAGTCCTGATGATTTGGCTAACCTGGTTAAAGTAATCACTTCATCATTCAAATCCTTTTCTATCCCAATTTCTTCAAGCACATCTGAATCTAAACTTGTCAGGATAGTTACTCCAATGACTAATGGTTTTGGTTGAAATTGTGCAAGTGTTTTAACTACACCTTGCATCATCTCCTTGCCGCCGAGGGTATGAATAGTGAACATAAAAATACCTATTTTAGCCACTATTTTTGTTGCAGAAACCACCGTATTTGGAATATCGTGATATTTCAGGTCTAAAAATACCTTACCACCTTTGTCATGAACCATTTTAACCGCCTCAGGTCCTGCGGCTGTAAATAACTGAGCCCCAACCTTAAAAATTGTAACATAATCTTTTAATTGGTTCACTAATTTTTCTGCGTCTTTCAAATTATCAACATCTAAGGCGACAATTAGCCGTTCTTCTGATTTTAGTTGCATTATTACCCTTCCTTTTTTTCTCCTGGTCAGAGAAATCGGTCTAACTTATTCGATTAGTCTGGCTTTTTTATTTTCTCTCAAATAATTTTCTATCCCTGCAATAATCTTTAACGGGACTTGCGGGTCAACGAAATTTGCCGTGCCGACTGCGACTGCGGTTGCTCCAGCAATGATGAATTCTAAGGCATCGGTGGTGTTCATAATTCCGCCCTGCCCAATAATGGGGACATGGACGGCCTTTGCGACCTCAAAGACCATTCGGAGTGCAATTGGTTTGATTGCTGGTCCGGACAACCCACCAGTAATATTAGCCAAAATAGGTTTTCGGGTATTAACATCAATCGCCATTCCCATGATAGTATTGATTAAAGAGATGGCATCTGTGCCCGCATCTTCGGCGGCTCTGGCAATTACTTTTATATCCGTAACATTTGGAGATAGCTTGGTGATTAATGGAACTTTGCTCACCTGACGAACATTGCTTACCACTTGATATGTCAGGGAGGAATCCTGCCCAAATTCCAATCCCCCTTTTGCCACATTCGGACAGGAAATGTTAATCTCCAAACCATCTACTAATCCATCTAACCTTCTGGCTAATTCAACATATTCCTCAACCGTCTTCCCGGCAATATTGGCAATCAGCGGGGTATCGAATTGCCGCAGGTAGGGTAATTTTTCCTTGATGAATTTTTCTACCCCGACATTTTCTAAACCAATGGCATTAAGCATTCCGCAGGGAGTTTCTACAATGCGAGGTGGAGGATTACCCTGGCGTGGGGCTAATGTAATTCCTTTACTCACAATTGCCCCGAGTTTATTTAAATCAATCAATTGAGCGTATTCCTCGCCATATCCAAATGTGCCGGAGGCAACCATCACTGGATTTTTCATCTTTATACTGGCAATATTTACTGTTAAATCAGGGTTCATTCTTTTCTCCAATCGCCTATCCTCATGAAAAAATAGTTCACACCTTATTTCTTCAATCCTGAACCTTCCCGAATAATCGCGACCGTTCAGGTGGTAATTTACCGCAGAGACGCAGAGGAACAGAGAAGACATAGAAATAAAGTAACTATTCAGCCATTGATTAACACGAATTAGCACGGATAAAAAAATAAAATCAGTGTTTCATCTATGTCCATCTGTGGCTGAATAGTTACCAATAGATTTTAATTTTTTTTCTCTGCGTCTCTGTGTCTCTGCGGTGAACAGTTACGAATAATCGCATCAAGCATAAGTGCTACTCGCCTGGCAGATTTAACATCATGCACGCGAAGGATATTTGCTCCATTTAATATCGAAATTGCCACTGTCGCCAGAGTCCCTTCTAATCGCTCTTCAACCGGTAAGTCCAGAATTTTACCAATAAACGATTTTCGTGAAGTGCCAATTAAAATTGGTAAGCCAGGACTTTTGAATTCTCTTAATCTTCTTAAAATCTGTAGATTATGCTCCACCGTCTTCCCAAATCCTATTCCGGGGTCGATAATAATCTTTTCTTTATCTATTCCAGAATCTTGAGCAAATTTAACTCTTTCTCTAAGATAAAGTATAATTTCAGAAACGACACATTTATATTGAGGGTTTTCCTGCATATCTTGTGGTGTGCCTTGAATATGCATCAAGACAACAGGGACTTTATATCCAGCGACTACCTTTGCCATATTCATATCAAATTTTAAGGCACTAATATCATTAATGATATGTGCCCCTTCAGCCAAACAGGCTTTTGCGACCTCTGATTTATATGTATCTATGGAGAGCGGTAAATCAATATTTTCTTTAATAAGCCTTTTTACGATTGGTATGAGTCTTTCTAATTCTTCTTTTACCGAAGACGGTTTGGCTCCCGGGCGTGTAGATTCCCCACCAATATCAATTATATCTGCCCCTTCTTCCTTCATCTCAAATGCCCTTTTAATAGCCTTTTCAGGTTCATCATATTGTCCACCATCTGAAAAAGAATCTGGCGTTACATTTAAAATACCCATAATAAAAGTTCTTTGGGCAAGGTTAAATTGGTATTTTCCACAGACTAACTTGAAGTCATCCTTAATAAAATTATTTAATACCTCTTCAATCTTATCGGCGAGGTCAGATAGTCCAAAATATTGGGATTGAAGTTTGCTGATTAATCTTTGATAATGTTTTAAGCTACCTATGAGCAGGACATCTGTGGTTTTGCAGTTGAGAGAGATGGCGTCTTTAGTTAGAGCCGCCTCACCGCCGATGGAAAGCATTTCTTGTTTAAGGATAAGGGCAGGTTTTAGAGCAACATCTTCTAATTTTATCACCCGGCATACTGCTTTTTTCGCCATTAAATCAATTCCTTTAGGGTCAACACTTATCTTTTTCATCTCATCACAGATTTGTTTTTCATTATAGATTTCTAAAACTCTGATTTTATAATCATTCATTTCGTTATCACCTCATAGAGGGTAGTTCAGGGTAACCTTTGTCAACTTTTATCTCTTCAAAAACTTAAATAACGGTAGTCTTTGCGTTTT
This window encodes:
- the folP gene encoding dihydropteroate synthase → MNDYKIRVLEIYNEKQICDEMKKISVDPKGIDLMAKKAVCRVIKLEDVALKPALILKQEMLSIGGEAALTKDAISLNCKTTDVLLIGSLKHYQRLISKLQSQYFGLSDLADKIEEVLNNFIKDDFKLVCGKYQFNLAQRTFIMGILNVTPDSFSDGGQYDEPEKAIKRAFEMKEEGADIIDIGGESTRPGAKPSSVKEELERLIPIVKRLIKENIDLPLSIDTYKSEVAKACLAEGAHIINDISALKFDMNMAKVVAGYKVPVVLMHIQGTPQDMQENPQYKCVVSEIILYLRERVKFAQDSGIDKEKIIIDPGIGFGKTVEHNLQILRRLREFKSPGLPILIGTSRKSFIGKILDLPVEERLEGTLATVAISILNGANILRVHDVKSARRVALMLDAIIRNCSPQRHRDAEKKN
- the polA gene encoding DNA polymerase I, translated to MKRLFLVDGHSLIYRAFYAIKLLSTSTGIPTNAVYGFTIMLLKLIKEEKPEYLAVVFDSKVPTFRHKKYPEYKAQRQKMPGEMQSQMSLIMEVISAFNIPIFAKGEYEADDIIGTIAKRYENEVDEIVVVSGDKDILQIVDDKIKVLATKKGLSETVLYDVQGVNEKFGVQPHNIIDLLGLSGDTSDNIPGIKGVGEKTAVKLIQQFGGIENLLNNLNQVSNENLRENINGHSQSAIMSKELVTLDTNVPIEVDLEACKIKDYDKEKVFEILNRLEFKKLLKELGLYKKEVSGDYHIIADKDKFQILLNSLKNTSSFSINLVTTAINPMNAQIVGIAISLKPYCAYYIPIAHEYPGAPPQLKKEYVLEALKPFLEAKNTKKLGQNIKYELIILTNQGIRLKGTKFDTMIASYLINSTAKHNLEEIILNYYGITKPSAKDIMAKGTSISAVEIQQVGEYACSNADFIHRLGDEILRFRLNEENLISLFEEIEMPLVDVLAQMEQDGIKIDIHYLKELSQEFGKRLNDLEKEIYILAGTEFNINSPKQLGFILFEKLKMPVKKKTKTGFSTDEQVLKELSCYHELPDKLLEYREVSKLKSTYVEALISLTNPITHRLHTSYNQTIAATGRLTSSEPNLQNIPIRTELGNRIRAAFIADEGYLLLSADYSQIELRLLAHISLDERLINAFRNDEDIHTQTAIEIFGGSPDLVTPEMRRAAKVVNFGITYGMSAYGLSQELKISPTQANEIISRYFERYPGVKSYIDKTIEEAKLKGYVSTLWGRKRYLPEINSESRQLREFAYRQAVNMPIQGSCADLIKIAMLNIYKKLDRQKAQMLLQVHDELIFEVKKENLDEISGLVKECMEGAGQFLVPIKIDIHWGKNWGEI
- a CDS encoding dihydroorotate dehydrogenase; the protein is MNPDLTVNIASIKMKNPVMVASGTFGYGEEYAQLIDLNKLGAIVSKGITLAPRQGNPPPRIVETPCGMLNAIGLENVGVEKFIKEKLPYLRQFDTPLIANIAGKTVEEYVELARRLDGLVDGLEINISCPNVAKGGLEFGQDSSLTYQVVSNVRQVSKVPLITKLSPNVTDIKVIARAAEDAGTDAISLINTIMGMAIDVNTRKPILANITGGLSGPAIKPIALRMVFEVAKAVHVPIIGQGGIMNTTDALEFIIAGATAVAVGTANFVDPQVPLKIIAGIENYLRENKKARLIE
- the pyrF gene encoding orotidine-5'-phosphate decarboxylase, which encodes MQLKSEERLIVALDVDNLKDAEKLVNQLKDYVTIFKVGAQLFTAAGPEAVKMVHDKGGKVFLDLKYHDIPNTVVSATKIVAKIGIFMFTIHTLGGKEMMQGVVKTLAQFQPKPLVIGVTILTSLDSDVLEEIGIEKDLNDEVITLTRLAKSSGLDGVVASSHEIKAIRTECGQDFIIVTPGIRPAGILDDQKRIATAKQAIDSGANFIVVGRPIIAAENPIKVVKQIRDEITV